The following coding sequences are from one Streptomyces sp. NBC_01485 window:
- a CDS encoding M24 family metallopeptidase, translated as MADDEPTRAARLLDAQAKAERLFTEIEGRGLVAPGEGERAVSDRVRDLANELFGTTRHWHKRIVRSGPNTLKPYRENPPDRVIGADDIVFADFGPIFEEYEADFGRTFVLGDDPVKHRLRDDLPKVFEAGRRLFEAAPDITGARLYAEVERLAKQAGWALGGWHAGHLVGEFPHEKIDGADTESYITPANDTPLRRTDRAGRSCHWILEIHLIDREREFGGFYEELLTLG; from the coding sequence ATGGCGGACGACGAACCCACGCGCGCGGCCCGACTGCTGGACGCCCAGGCCAAGGCCGAACGGCTCTTCACGGAGATCGAGGGGCGCGGGCTCGTCGCGCCGGGTGAGGGTGAGCGGGCGGTCAGCGACCGCGTCCGGGACCTGGCGAACGAGCTGTTCGGCACGACCCGGCACTGGCACAAGCGGATCGTGCGCTCCGGACCCAACACGCTGAAGCCCTACCGGGAGAACCCACCGGACCGGGTCATCGGCGCGGACGACATCGTGTTCGCCGACTTCGGGCCGATCTTCGAGGAGTACGAGGCCGACTTCGGCCGGACGTTCGTGCTGGGCGACGACCCGGTCAAGCACCGGCTGCGCGACGACCTGCCCAAGGTCTTCGAGGCCGGCCGCCGCCTCTTCGAGGCCGCCCCCGACATCACCGGCGCGCGGCTGTACGCCGAAGTCGAGCGGCTCGCGAAGCAGGCCGGGTGGGCATTGGGCGGCTGGCACGCCGGGCACCTGGTCGGTGAGTTCCCCCACGAGAAGATCGACGGCGCGGACACGGAGTCGTACATCACGCCCGCCAACGACACCCCGCTGCGGCGAACCGACAGGGCCGGGCGCTCCTGCCACTGGATCCTGGAGATCCATCTCATCGACCGGGAGCGGGAGTTCGGCGGCTTCTACGAGGAACTGCTCACCCTCGGCTGA
- a CDS encoding pyridoxamine 5'-phosphate oxidase family protein: protein MGVLHVPETMRGKLRSVPVFAGVGGGRFQEHALPDNPLSAIGEWILAAGAAGRPEPHAMSLCTVDVSGVPSSRVLIVKDIDDDRLFFATPPDSRKGLDIAANPHVAAHFHWPVTGRQVRIVGTAAGQGRTASETDFAERGRGSRLAAHLHRPGPPRTGRRRRTSSNGSTRSTRARSRAPRPGPSTPSPPPRWSSGRRASTGSITG from the coding sequence GTGGGTGTCCTGCACGTGCCCGAGACGATGCGCGGCAAGCTCAGGTCGGTTCCGGTCTTCGCGGGCGTGGGCGGCGGCCGTTTCCAGGAGCACGCCCTCCCGGACAACCCGTTGTCCGCGATCGGCGAGTGGATCCTGGCAGCCGGCGCGGCGGGCCGGCCGGAACCGCACGCCATGAGCCTGTGCACGGTCGATGTGTCGGGGGTGCCGTCCAGCCGGGTCCTGATCGTCAAGGACATCGATGACGACCGCCTGTTCTTCGCGACCCCGCCCGACAGCCGCAAGGGCCTCGACATCGCCGCGAATCCGCACGTGGCGGCCCATTTCCACTGGCCGGTGACCGGTCGGCAGGTACGGATCGTGGGCACCGCGGCCGGCCAGGGCCGCACCGCTTCGGAGACGGACTTCGCCGAGCGGGGGCGCGGTTCCCGGCTCGCCGCCCACCTCCACCGACCCGGTCCACCCCGGACCGGCAGGCGGCGCCGGACGAGTTCGAACGGCTCGACGCGCTCTACCCGGGCGAGGTCCCGTGCCCCCCGGCCTGGACCCTCTACGCCATCACCCCCACCGAGGTGGAGTTCTGGGAGGCGAGCGTCGACCGGGTCCATCACCGGGTGA
- a CDS encoding pyridoxine 5'-phosphate oxidase C-terminal domain-containing protein, with protein MEFWEASVDRVHHRVMYRRDTTGTGWRHELLRP; from the coding sequence GTGGAGTTCTGGGAGGCGAGCGTCGACCGGGTCCATCACCGGGTGATGTACCGCAGGGACACCACCGGCACCGGCTGGCGGCACGAGCTGCTCCGGCCCTGA
- a CDS encoding molybdopterin molybdotransferase MoeA has product MTLLAAEPVATVSCRDVPWARARELAHAAPHPLPVRQVPFADAAGLTLAEGLCTPQPLPGFDTAAMDGYAVGPGPGPWRLEGVVRAGAAWEGGALAAGEAVEISTGAPVPPGARAVLPLEHALRNAARVRGPAPGEGKHIRRAGEDAPAGACLAPPGTRIGPALIGLAAACGHDTLPVRPRPRVRVLVTGDELVHTGRPDPGRVRDALGPLLPPLIDTMGGETTDVRHVPDHPAGSLATTVHATPGADVTVVTGSTSVGATDHLRVLLGESGARWIVDAVACRPGHPQLLAQLPDGHWILGLPGNPYAALTAAHTLLAPLLAGLTGRPLPALPRIPLTGDIRTASGRTRLLPVTWDGATARPVGGHRPAFLHGAALADALAAVPPHWSAGDPVPLILLS; this is encoded by the coding sequence ATGACCCTCCTTGCCGCAGAACCGGTTGCCACCGTCTCGTGCCGTGACGTGCCGTGGGCGCGGGCACGCGAACTGGCCCATGCGGCCCCTCACCCGCTGCCCGTACGACAGGTCCCGTTCGCGGACGCCGCCGGACTGACGCTGGCCGAGGGTCTGTGCACGCCGCAGCCATTGCCCGGCTTCGACACCGCGGCGATGGACGGCTACGCAGTCGGCCCCGGTCCTGGTCCCTGGCGGCTGGAGGGCGTGGTGCGCGCGGGTGCCGCCTGGGAGGGCGGGGCGCTGGCCGCGGGAGAGGCCGTCGAGATCTCCACCGGCGCGCCTGTGCCGCCCGGTGCGCGAGCCGTGCTGCCGCTGGAGCATGCCCTGCGCAACGCGGCGAGGGTGCGCGGCCCGGCTCCGGGCGAGGGCAAGCACATCCGGCGGGCGGGCGAGGACGCTCCGGCCGGGGCGTGCCTGGCACCGCCCGGGACCAGGATCGGCCCCGCCCTCATCGGCCTGGCCGCCGCCTGCGGCCACGACACCCTTCCGGTACGGCCCCGCCCCCGCGTGCGTGTCCTGGTCACCGGCGACGAACTCGTCCACACCGGCCGTCCTGACCCCGGCCGGGTACGCGACGCACTGGGCCCACTGCTGCCCCCGCTGATCGACACGATGGGTGGCGAGACGACCGACGTACGCCATGTGCCCGACCATCCCGCCGGGTCACTGGCCACCACCGTCCACGCCACGCCAGGCGCCGACGTCACGGTGGTGACCGGTTCCACCTCGGTCGGTGCCACCGACCACCTGCGGGTGCTGCTGGGAGAGAGCGGCGCCCGGTGGATCGTGGACGCGGTTGCCTGTCGCCCCGGTCATCCGCAGCTGCTCGCCCAACTCCCGGACGGCCACTGGATCCTGGGCCTGCCCGGCAACCCGTACGCCGCCCTGACCGCCGCACACACCCTGCTCGCCCCGCTCCTCGCGGGCCTGACGGGACGCCCGTTGCCCGCCCTGCCCCGCATCCCACTGACCGGCGACATCCGCACCGCCTCCGGGCGCACCCGCCTCCTCCCGGTCACCTGGGACGGCGCCACCGCACGCCCCGTCGGCGGCCACCGCCCCGCCTTCCTGCACGGCGCCGCCCTCGCCGACGCGCTGGCCGCCGTACCCCCGCACTGGAGCGCCGGCGACCCGGTGCCGCTGATCCTGCTCTCCTGA
- a CDS encoding molybdopterin-dependent oxidoreductase, with protein sequence MAGERSGPTGTPHHVPPGQRRVNGWPVSHYGPVPRFRPDRWNLRVHGATAAGTEHSWTFDDLTTLPHLTVVADLHCATGPTSTDHEWYGIPAAAVLDLIPPRPEVTHVMAWAEYGYSANLRLSDFAAPDTLLATHHNGEPLTAEHGFPLRLVVPHLYGYKSPKWLRAIEYLTEDRRGFWEERGYHNVGDPWKQQRYSHQEHEGDGPAL encoded by the coding sequence GTGGCAGGTGAGCGTTCCGGCCCGACCGGCACACCCCACCACGTTCCTCCCGGCCAGCGTCGCGTGAACGGCTGGCCCGTCTCCCACTACGGGCCCGTCCCACGGTTCCGCCCCGACCGCTGGAATCTCCGTGTCCACGGCGCCACCGCCGCCGGCACCGAGCACAGCTGGACCTTCGACGACCTCACCACGCTCCCCCACCTCACGGTCGTCGCCGACCTGCACTGCGCGACCGGGCCCACCTCCACCGACCACGAGTGGTACGGGATCCCCGCCGCTGCCGTACTGGACCTGATCCCGCCTCGTCCGGAGGTCACGCACGTCATGGCCTGGGCGGAGTACGGCTACTCCGCGAATCTCCGCCTCTCCGACTTCGCCGCCCCCGACACCCTCCTGGCCACCCACCACAACGGCGAGCCCCTCACCGCCGAACACGGCTTCCCGCTCCGCCTGGTCGTGCCCCACCTGTACGGCTACAAGAGCCCCAAGTGGCTGCGCGCCATCGAGTACCTCACCGAGGACCGCCGCGGCTTCTGGGAGGAACGCGGCTACCACAACGTCGGTGACCCGTGGAAGCAACAGCGTTACTCCCACCAGGAACACGAAGGCGACGGTCCTGCGCTGTAG
- a CDS encoding MSMEG_1061 family FMN-dependent PPOX-type flavoprotein, which translates to MTTPFAGSAFDALRLDAVPDQEALRRVYELPGDAAVRKQMTELTEQTRRLIGCSSLVLVASADAEGNCDVSPRGGPAGFVAVLDARTVAIPDATGNKRLDTLQNVVATGRAGLLFVIPGRTTTLRVNGRACVSTRPELLSRLTAVGKPPASALVLGIEEVYPHCPKSLLRSGAWKPEEWLSADAQPASAEVTLAQLRMPELTIADIEQAEADSLKYRYE; encoded by the coding sequence ATGACGACACCCTTTGCCGGCAGTGCCTTCGACGCGCTCCGCCTCGACGCCGTGCCCGACCAGGAGGCGTTGCGCCGGGTCTACGAACTCCCCGGCGACGCGGCCGTGCGCAAGCAGATGACCGAACTCACCGAGCAGACCCGGCGGTTGATCGGCTGCTCATCACTGGTCCTGGTCGCCAGCGCGGATGCCGAGGGCAACTGTGACGTCTCCCCGCGCGGCGGCCCCGCCGGGTTCGTCGCCGTCCTGGACGCACGGACGGTGGCGATACCGGACGCGACCGGCAACAAGCGTCTGGACACCCTGCAGAACGTCGTCGCCACCGGACGGGCCGGGCTGCTGTTCGTCATCCCGGGGCGCACCACGACGCTCAGGGTGAACGGCCGGGCCTGCGTCTCCACCCGCCCGGAGCTCCTGTCGCGGCTGACCGCCGTGGGCAAGCCGCCGGCCAGTGCGCTGGTGCTGGGGATCGAGGAGGTCTACCCGCACTGCCCCAAGTCGCTGCTGCGCAGCGGGGCCTGGAAGCCGGAGGAGTGGCTGTCGGCGGACGCCCAGCCGGCCTCGGCCGAGGTGACGCTGGCCCAACTGCGGATGCCGGAGCTGACGATCGCCGACATCGAGCAGGCGGAGGCGGACTCGCTGAAGTACCGGTACGAGTAA
- a CDS encoding solute carrier family 23 protein, translated as MVFGAAARLDTSTIGLLINAELLVAGLVTLLQALGMGKVLGERLPVVAGATFSAVTPMILIAGEYGMQAVCGCKAGWDMAAQTCLIFTHQTTREAVSMSPHSPAKINRWSAQ; from the coding sequence TTGGTCTTCGGAGCTGCGGCCAGGCTGGACACGTCCACCATCGGCCTGCTGATCAACGCTGAGCTGCTGGTGGCAGGCCTGGTGACGCTGTTGCAGGCGCTCGGCATGGGCAAGGTGCTGGGTGAGCGGCTACCGGTTGTCGCCGGTGCGACCTTCAGCGCGGTGACTCCGATGATCCTCATCGCGGGCGAGTACGGCATGCAGGCGGTATGTGGATGTAAGGCAGGATGGGACATGGCCGCGCAGACCTGTTTGATCTTCACGCATCAGACAACTCGCGAGGCCGTCTCCATGTCCCCACACTCACCGGCCAAGATCAATCGCTGGTCGGCCCAATAG
- a CDS encoding ADP-ribosylglycohydrolase family protein, with product MINLPTAALDSLQGLAFGDAFGDRWFGILRGDGSAALEARTLPPEPLWQWSDDTVQALVLVRELAEGGGTVDQDRLALGLATAYAEDTHRGYGASMHDVLRRIGAGEPWREVVAGQFGSQGSWGNGAAMRAAPLGAWHAVDLDVVAEQAACQGAVSHHHPEAIAAAVAVALAAALATRSRGGPAPARPDFLQAVAERLPESDVRSGVRIAARMPEHTSVRHAAEVLGSGYRMSGPDTAPYALWCAAGHLGDLHEGLWLTVAGRGDIDTTCAIAGGVIAARTGVAALPPAWHAAREPLPPVVPEKEPLSG from the coding sequence ATGATCAATCTTCCAACAGCTGCGCTGGATTCGTTGCAGGGGCTTGCCTTCGGTGACGCCTTCGGTGACCGCTGGTTCGGCATCCTGCGCGGGGACGGTTCGGCAGCCTTGGAGGCGCGGACACTGCCCCCGGAGCCGCTGTGGCAGTGGAGTGACGACACCGTCCAGGCGCTTGTTCTCGTCCGGGAACTCGCCGAGGGGGGCGGCACCGTGGACCAGGACCGCCTCGCCCTGGGCCTCGCGACGGCCTACGCCGAGGACACGCACCGCGGCTACGGAGCCTCGATGCATGACGTGCTCCGTCGGATCGGCGCGGGCGAGCCCTGGCGGGAGGTGGTCGCCGGACAGTTCGGCAGCCAGGGCTCCTGGGGCAACGGCGCGGCCATGCGCGCCGCCCCGCTCGGCGCCTGGCACGCCGTCGACCTCGACGTCGTCGCCGAGCAGGCCGCCTGCCAGGGCGCGGTCTCGCACCACCACCCGGAGGCGATCGCCGCGGCGGTGGCGGTCGCCCTTGCCGCGGCGCTGGCAACACGCAGCCGGGGCGGGCCTGCCCCAGCACGCCCGGACTTCCTTCAGGCAGTCGCCGAACGACTCCCCGAAAGCGACGTCCGGTCGGGAGTGCGGATCGCGGCCCGGATGCCGGAGCACACCTCGGTTCGGCACGCTGCGGAGGTCCTGGGCTCCGGCTACAGGATGTCTGGGCCTGACACCGCCCCTTACGCCCTGTGGTGCGCGGCGGGGCACCTCGGCGACCTGCACGAGGGCCTGTGGCTCACGGTCGCCGGGCGCGGTGACATCGACACCACCTGCGCTATCGCGGGCGGGGTGATCGCCGCTCGCACGGGCGTCGCTGCCCTCCCCCCTGCCTGGCACGCAGCTCGTGAACCGCTGCCACCAGTCGTGCCGGAGAAAGAACCTCTATCCGGATGA
- a CDS encoding RHS repeat-associated core domain-containing protein: protein MVDHSTTGGADVTTGYVEGCTTGCNATGTQPHTLTKTTGGSNPADFVYDAAGNLLTRTPTGSGAGQNLTWDDEGHLAQVDTTGSSPTTTKYVYDADGNQLIRRDPGKTTLFAGDTEIVVNTGVTPNVLLGAVRTYSHGGAGSAVAVRSSLPGGGIDYLFDDPHGTGTIAMDTTTQKVSRQQYTPYGQQRANANDTAWPDPTHSYLGKSQEAATGYTDVGVRKYDPALGRFISVDPKFEATDPQQLGGYAYSGDNPVTNADPSGQMYPADMGPGPSYRPPTDATDWLFRGSTVGFGGSENIQSTGFTPTSSDPGVSTHFATQAANDYHGQGVLHILNRQDLVDLEVVDNYYQSLPQESEVLVGGSATDIAKRARVTIPVEQARSMLSKMGVDVDPSTRLADLNGNLKMTPKMTPDQIEEFAKSAGATGGSGSGAASTASKLADSAGSDAGFITVGGALKGSLFVGAVALSAYDVAKAPPAQRLHTATRDAAGLAGGLAGAAYGAEVGASIGSAFPGVGTVVGGVVGGVVGGIIGSGAASDVADKVMNWF, encoded by the coding sequence GTGGTCGATCACTCCACCACCGGTGGGGCGGACGTCACCACCGGCTACGTCGAAGGCTGCACCACCGGTTGCAATGCCACCGGCACCCAGCCGCACACCCTCACCAAGACCACCGGCGGCAGCAACCCGGCCGACTTCGTCTACGACGCCGCGGGCAACCTGCTCACTCGCACCCCCACCGGCAGCGGCGCGGGCCAGAACCTGACCTGGGACGACGAAGGCCATCTGGCCCAGGTCGACACCACCGGAAGCAGCCCCACCACCACCAAATACGTCTACGACGCCGACGGCAACCAACTGATACGCCGCGATCCCGGGAAGACCACGCTGTTCGCGGGCGACACCGAGATCGTCGTCAACACCGGCGTCACTCCGAACGTCCTGCTCGGCGCCGTTCGCACCTACTCGCACGGTGGCGCCGGCAGCGCGGTGGCGGTCCGTTCCAGCCTGCCCGGCGGAGGCATCGACTACCTCTTCGACGACCCGCACGGCACCGGCACCATTGCCATGGACACCACCACACAGAAGGTGTCCCGTCAGCAGTACACGCCGTACGGGCAGCAGCGGGCCAACGCCAACGACACCGCGTGGCCCGACCCCACCCACTCGTACCTCGGCAAGTCCCAGGAAGCCGCCACGGGTTACACCGACGTCGGCGTCCGCAAGTACGACCCGGCGCTGGGACGTTTCATCAGCGTCGACCCCAAGTTCGAGGCCACCGACCCGCAGCAGCTCGGCGGCTACGCCTACTCCGGTGACAACCCCGTCACCAACGCCGACCCCAGTGGCCAGATGTACCCGGCGGACATGGGCCCCGGGCCGTCCTACCGCCCGCCGACGGACGCGACGGACTGGCTCTTCCGCGGCTCCACCGTGGGCTTCGGCGGTTCGGAGAACATTCAGTCCACCGGATTCACACCGACCTCTTCGGACCCCGGTGTCTCCACCCACTTCGCCACCCAGGCCGCGAACGACTATCACGGGCAGGGTGTGCTCCACATCCTGAACAGGCAGGACCTCGTCGATCTGGAAGTGGTAGACAACTACTACCAATCGCTCCCGCAGGAGAGCGAGGTGTTGGTCGGGGGGTCCGCCACCGATATCGCCAAGCGGGCCCGGGTGACGATTCCGGTCGAGCAGGCGCGCAGCATGCTGTCCAAGATGGGTGTCGACGTCGATCCGTCCACCAGGCTCGCGGACCTGAACGGCAACCTTAAAATGACCCCCAAAATGACTCCCGATCAGATCGAGGAGTTCGCCAAGAGCGCCGGGGCCACCGGTGGTTCGGGCAGCGGGGCCGCCTCGACCGCGAGCAAGCTGGCGGACTCGGCGGGCAGCGACGCGGGCTTCATCACGGTCGGAGGCGCGTTGAAGGGCAGCCTCTTCGTCGGCGCGGTGGCTCTCTCCGCCTACGACGTCGCCAAGGCGCCGCCGGCCCAGAGGCTCCACACCGCCACGCGGGACGCCGCGGGCCTTGCGGGCGGCCTCGCGGGCGCCGCCTACGGCGCGGAGGTGGGTGCGTCGATCGGCTCGGCATTTCCTGGTGTGGGTACCGTCGTGGGCGGTGTCGTCGGGGGTGTCGTCGGAGGCATCATCGGCAGCGGTGCGGCGTCCGACGTGGCCGACAAGGTCATGAATTGGTTCTGA
- a CDS encoding helix-turn-helix domain-containing protein, which translates to MPSFPTSSVQEARAALAARLRELRLDAGITGKELAGRCGWSVAKSSRIENAHTAPSDADIRAWCTACGADGQAADLVAANRQADSMYVQWKRLQRTGMKQLQEASTPRYEQTRLFRVYASHVIPGYLQTPGYATALMITIASFRGTPDDVSEAVEARMRRSRVVHEGDHRFATLIEENVLHHQVGDTDVMAGQLGSLLAAMALPAMSIGIIPAAAPREQIMWPLEQFTVFDDVRIHVELLAAKVTVTAPGELDIYLRAFARLTELAVYGAEARALILRAIEALH; encoded by the coding sequence ATGCCCTCCTTCCCGACGTCCAGCGTGCAGGAAGCACGCGCAGCTCTCGCCGCACGCCTGCGAGAGCTGCGCCTGGACGCGGGCATCACCGGCAAGGAACTCGCGGGGCGCTGCGGCTGGTCCGTCGCCAAGTCGTCCCGCATCGAGAACGCGCACACCGCCCCGTCCGACGCGGACATCCGCGCTTGGTGCACGGCTTGCGGCGCAGACGGTCAGGCGGCGGATCTGGTCGCTGCCAACCGGCAGGCCGACTCCATGTACGTCCAGTGGAAGCGGCTTCAGCGCACGGGCATGAAGCAGTTGCAGGAGGCGTCCACCCCGCGGTACGAGCAGACCCGCCTGTTTCGCGTGTACGCCTCCCACGTGATCCCCGGCTACCTGCAGACGCCCGGCTACGCGACCGCCCTCATGATTACGATCGCGAGCTTCCGCGGCACCCCGGACGACGTGAGCGAGGCAGTCGAGGCCCGCATGCGCCGCTCCCGCGTCGTCCACGAAGGCGACCACAGGTTCGCGACGCTCATCGAGGAGAACGTCCTGCACCACCAGGTCGGCGACACGGACGTGATGGCCGGCCAGCTCGGCAGTCTCCTCGCCGCGATGGCACTGCCGGCGATGTCGATCGGGATCATCCCCGCAGCAGCGCCCCGGGAACAGATCATGTGGCCGCTGGAGCAGTTCACCGTCTTCGACGACGTGCGCATCCACGTGGAGCTGCTCGCCGCGAAGGTGACCGTCACGGCCCCCGGCGAACTGGACATCTATCTCCGGGCGTTCGCACGGCTAACGGAGCTGGCGGTGTACGGGGCGGAGGCGCGCGCCCTGATCCTCCGGGCCATCGAGGCGCTGCACTGA
- a CDS encoding DUF6879 family protein, with protein sequence MSSTPEFAELLAGAAKTAVHLEMRDAYFSNPRFEAWQNDERINWDDRSAWWRPYHQDIADAVARGVQVRRARVISEPVTDYIAWEHYQTRANVEAGEQVRWLPRHQAWDLLLPGSDLWVFDGQMMRVHHFSGDGEWNSKELCDDPAVVTQHAAAFERVWSRAIPHDEYEIK encoded by the coding sequence ATGAGCTCGACCCCGGAGTTCGCTGAACTCCTCGCCGGCGCTGCGAAGACGGCAGTCCACCTGGAGATGCGGGACGCCTACTTCAGCAACCCCCGCTTCGAGGCCTGGCAGAACGATGAGCGCATCAACTGGGACGACCGGTCGGCCTGGTGGCGTCCGTACCACCAGGACATCGCAGACGCTGTGGCCCGCGGCGTCCAGGTCCGCAGGGCCCGTGTGATCTCGGAGCCGGTCACCGACTACATCGCTTGGGAGCACTACCAGACCCGCGCCAACGTCGAGGCGGGCGAACAGGTGCGGTGGCTGCCCCGGCACCAGGCGTGGGATCTCCTGCTGCCGGGCAGCGACCTGTGGGTGTTCGACGGTCAGATGATGCGCGTCCATCACTTCTCCGGCGACGGCGAGTGGAACAGCAAAGAGCTGTGCGACGATCCAGCCGTAGTCACGCAGCACGCCGCAGCGTTCGAGCGGGTCTGGAGCCGCGCCATCCCGCACGACGAGTACGAGATCAAGTAG
- a CDS encoding XRE family transcriptional regulator → MPPRSGRGTRSQVQVAEAMGVTQARVSRIEKGQLERSEVDALAAYVKALGGKLKIVADFGDETYVLG, encoded by the coding sequence TTGCCCCCGCGATCTGGGCGAGGTACCCGCTCACAGGTCCAGGTTGCCGAAGCGATGGGCGTCACCCAGGCCCGCGTCTCACGCATCGAGAAGGGCCAACTGGAGCGCAGCGAGGTCGACGCCCTCGCTGCCTACGTCAAGGCGCTCGGCGGCAAGCTGAAGATCGTCGCTGACTTCGGTGATGAGACCTACGTCCTCGGCTGA